In Trueperaceae bacterium, the sequence GCGGCGCCAGCCGGCCGCTCAGCTACGCCGAGGAGCGCCCCGCCCCGCTCTACCGCGGCGACCCCAACGAGGAGGCCATCGCCGCCTGGGACGCCCTCGACACCTTCCGGACCTACGCCGGCACGCGCTTCAAGGGTGACGCCGGCAGCGAGATCGACAAGCACGTCCCCGAGGACCCCTTCTACCAGGCGTCGTTCGTCTGTGCCAACATCCTGGTTCCGACCGCCGCCAAGCAGGCGTTGCTCGAGGCCGACTCGCTCAGGGAGCGCTTCGACCTGGCACGCGGCATGATGCTCGAACGCATGCAGCGCCGCGGACGGGGCCGGCGGGGGAGGGCGTGACCGACGGGGACGGCGGTACCGCGGGCGGCGAGCACGGCGCGGGGGTGAGGGCCGACCCGGCCGTCACCGCGCCGGTCCCGGCGCACGCCGTGGCCGCCGCCGCGGACGAGCGGCGCCGCTTCACGTTCGCCTGGGACGACTTGCCCCTCGTCACGCCCGACCTGCCCGGGACGGGCGGGATCATCCGCGCCACGCCGGACGACTTCCGCGTCACGGAGCTTCCCGCCTACCTGCCGGAGGGGAGCGGTTCGCACCGCTACCTGCTCGTCGAGAAGCGCGGCCACACCACCCGCGACCTCCTGACGGCACTGCAACGCGCGGGCGTGGAGCCGAACGCCATAGGCGTGGCCGGGCTCAAGGACAAGGCGGCCGTGACCGTGCAGTGGCTGTCGGTGCCGAAGCGCCACGCTGACGCGGTCGCGGAGCTGGCGGCCATGCCGGGCGTACGGATCCTGAGCGAGAGCTACCACCGCAACAAGCTGGGGATCGGCCACCTGCGCGGCAACCGCTTCGAGATCACCGTGCAGGGCGTGGAGGAGGGCGCCGAGCGGCGGGCGGAGGCGGTGCTCGCCGCCCTCGCCGTGCTGGGCTCGCCCAACTGGTTCGGCCCCCAGCGCTTCGGCCGCTTCGGCGCCAACGCGCACGACGGCCTGCGCGTCCTGCGCGGCGAGCGCGTCCCCGGCGGTCACCACCTCAAGCGCTTCTTCGTCTCCGCGCTGCAGTCGCTACTCTTCAACGCCATGCTCGCGGAAAGGCACGCTCGCGGCTGGTACGGCACCGTCGTCGAGGGAGACTGGGCGCGCAAGCACGACACCGGGGGGACGTTCCTGGTCGAGGATGCCGCCTTGGACTCCCCGCGCGCCCAGCGCCTGGAGATCAGCGCCACGCTCCCCCTCCACGGCCGGAAGGTCAAGCCCGGCGTGGGGAGGGCGGGGGAGGTGGAGGCGCAGGCGCTGGAGCGCTTCGGACTGCGCTGGGCGCAGTTCGGGTCGCGTCGCGGCGACCGCCGCATCACCCGCGTCGTCCTGGGCGAGACGACGGTGGTCCGCGCCGGAGACGCCCTCACCGTCGGTTTCGACCTGCCGAAGGGAGCCTACGCCACCGCCGTGTTGCGCGAGATCACCA encodes:
- a CDS encoding LON peptidase substrate-binding domain-containing protein gives rise to the protein MSTLPVFPLDVVVFPGMTVPLHAHEERYKRLVKEVLAQEDEPKRFIIVYADERPVISDVAPRLARFGTVVHVLSAEENPDGTFDLLVHGQERTHVEVATVVEVKERSGASRPLSYAEERPAPLYRGDPNEEAIAAWDALDTFRTYAGTRFKGDAGSEIDKHVPEDPFYQASFVCANILVPTAAKQALLEADSLRERFDLARGMMLERMQRRGRGRRGRA
- a CDS encoding tRNA pseudouridine(13) synthase TruD, which translates into the protein MAAAADERRRFTFAWDDLPLVTPDLPGTGGIIRATPDDFRVTELPAYLPEGSGSHRYLLVEKRGHTTRDLLTALQRAGVEPNAIGVAGLKDKAAVTVQWLSVPKRHADAVAELAAMPGVRILSESYHRNKLGIGHLRGNRFEITVQGVEEGAERRAEAVLAALAVLGSPNWFGPQRFGRFGANAHDGLRVLRGERVPGGHHLKRFFVSALQSLLFNAMLAERHARGWYGTVVEGDWARKHDTGGTFLVEDAALDSPRAQRLEISATLPLHGRKVKPGVGRAGEVEAQALERFGLRWAQFGSRRGDRRITRVVLGETTVVRAGDALTVGFDLPKGAYATAVLREITKLDVDAPFEAPSYSGQDGDIGDDQAGADER